A region of Chlamydia crocodili DNA encodes the following proteins:
- a CDS encoding metallophosphoesterase has translation MQIYAIADLHLAIGVPEKTMEVFGEPWISYHEKIRERWEAVVAPEDVVLLPGDISWAMHIEEAKEDFSFIGSLPGTKYMIRGNHDYWSSASAAKISRILPENLHYLSQGFSLLPQKKAIVGVRLWDNPTICIAPECFQSPLLGKERNYSEQDEKIFLRELGRLQRALEAVPKDVDQIIVMTHYPPISSDGTPGLVSEILEVDGRVSHCLFGHMHKVRSPLEGFGIIRNIDYRLVAADYIDFIPQVIK, from the coding sequence ATGCAGATATACGCAATAGCAGATTTACACTTAGCTATCGGAGTCCCTGAAAAGACAATGGAAGTCTTTGGTGAACCTTGGATTTCCTATCACGAGAAAATCCGTGAAAGATGGGAAGCGGTAGTAGCTCCTGAGGACGTAGTTCTACTTCCCGGAGATATTTCTTGGGCTATGCATATCGAAGAAGCCAAAGAAGATTTTTCTTTCATAGGTTCCCTGCCTGGAACTAAATATATGATCCGTGGGAATCATGATTATTGGAGTTCTGCATCAGCAGCTAAAATATCACGAATTCTTCCTGAAAATTTGCATTATCTATCTCAGGGATTTTCCCTATTGCCTCAAAAAAAAGCTATTGTAGGAGTAAGGCTTTGGGATAATCCTACAATATGTATAGCTCCTGAATGTTTTCAATCTCCTCTTTTAGGAAAGGAACGGAATTACAGTGAGCAAGATGAGAAAATTTTTTTAAGAGAGCTTGGAAGATTACAAAGAGCTTTAGAAGCTGTCCCCAAGGATGTTGATCAGATTATTGTTATGACCCACTACCCTCCTATCAGTAGTGATGGTACCCCTGGACTTGTTTCAGAAATACTTGAAGTTGATGGTAGAGTATCACATTGTTTATTTGGTCATATGCATAAAGTCCGCTCTCCTTTAGAAGGATTCGGAATCATTCGCAATATCGATTATAGGTTGGTAGCTGCTGATTATATAGATTTTATTCCCCAGGTTATAAAGTGA
- the rsmD gene encoding 16S rRNA (guanine(966)-N(2))-methyltransferase RsmD, translated as MKILAGKYKGKSLKTFSNPSVRPTCGVVKEAVFNICAAYIENAAFLDLFSGVGSVGFEALSRGASSVTFVDSSAQSTRLIRANSQLLHPDLPVTIMKQEVRSAIQRLTKKGMSFDLIYIDPPYNLENSYLGAVLRDIVLGEVLDNQGLLFLENASTEPILVEGLVLKRKRKLGGTFLSEYILENTSH; from the coding sequence GTGAAAATTCTTGCAGGTAAATACAAAGGGAAATCTTTGAAAACATTTTCTAATCCCTCGGTACGTCCTACTTGTGGAGTAGTCAAAGAGGCGGTGTTTAATATTTGTGCGGCTTATATTGAAAATGCAGCATTTTTAGATCTTTTTTCTGGAGTTGGATCTGTAGGTTTTGAAGCTTTAAGTCGTGGAGCTTCTTCAGTCACTTTTGTAGATTCTTCCGCACAATCCACACGTTTAATTCGAGCAAATAGTCAATTACTGCATCCAGATTTGCCAGTGACAATTATGAAACAAGAAGTAAGATCTGCGATTCAGAGACTTACTAAAAAGGGCATGTCCTTTGATCTTATTTATATAGATCCTCCCTATAATCTTGAAAATAGTTATCTTGGAGCAGTATTACGCGATATTGTTTTAGGAGAAGTTCTAGATAATCAAGGATTGTTATTTTTAGAAAATGCTTCTACAGAACCTATTCTTGTTGAAGGTTTAGTACTAAAACGCAAGAGAAAGCTGGGTGGAACATTTTTATCGGAATACATTCTTGAAAATACTTCTCATTAG
- a CDS encoding tetratricopeptide repeat protein, whose amino-acid sequence MKLNNALPTLEALCKKTHQKLRQYLIRHSLLLLGCLLLMAVELGVFLYFFLFSGKTIVPAFCLACFFLTLFVCLVVRLYILSGKPDFFEDLAISYLRNAQALFKGKQNVVEEQTHLASSATKLAIDLQNQEYTLLSSILNFLPQHDFIRKFSCFCFWKDYFLFRECLLQKSIDAYIKVVQSIPVDLGAHVSLADAYVALSGLYADPRKYPEFDANYWVPPGRYGEEVQEKFFTTAQRAIEEFKILNEYAPGNAWVHAQLAYSYHDLQMPLEEIQEYEMILKLKPTDVETMTKLGILYFQQGMNAKGLRIYEELKKRDYKKSRKLIKFYGIEYNSY is encoded by the coding sequence ATGAAGTTAAATAATGCTCTCCCAACTTTAGAAGCTTTATGTAAAAAAACACACCAAAAATTACGTCAATATCTTATCCGACATAGTTTATTGTTACTCGGATGTTTATTATTAATGGCTGTCGAACTCGGTGTATTTCTTTATTTTTTCTTATTTTCTGGGAAAACTATTGTTCCAGCATTTTGTCTTGCTTGTTTCTTTTTAACTCTGTTTGTTTGTCTTGTTGTACGTTTATACATATTGTCAGGGAAGCCAGATTTTTTTGAAGATCTAGCAATAAGTTATTTAAGAAATGCGCAAGCCTTGTTCAAGGGGAAACAAAATGTGGTTGAAGAGCAAACGCACTTAGCGTCCTCTGCGACAAAGCTTGCTATAGACTTACAAAATCAAGAATACACACTCTTATCTAGTATACTGAATTTTCTTCCTCAACATGATTTTATAAGGAAGTTTAGTTGTTTTTGCTTTTGGAAAGATTATTTTCTGTTTCGAGAATGCCTATTGCAGAAGTCTATAGATGCCTACATTAAAGTTGTACAATCTATTCCTGTAGATCTCGGAGCACACGTATCCTTAGCGGATGCCTATGTAGCTCTTTCTGGTCTCTATGCTGATCCAAGGAAATATCCTGAATTTGATGCTAATTACTGGGTTCCCCCAGGGAGATATGGAGAAGAAGTTCAAGAAAAATTTTTCACAACAGCACAACGTGCGATAGAGGAATTCAAAATTTTAAATGAATATGCTCCGGGTAATGCTTGGGTACATGCTCAATTAGCTTACAGTTATCATGATTTGCAGATGCCTCTAGAAGAGATTCAAGAGTATGAGATGATTCTCAAGTTAAAACCTACTGACGTGGAGACTATGACCAAGCTAGGCATTCTCTATTTTCAACAAGGAATGAATGCTAAGGGCTTGCGTATATATGAAGAATTGAAAAAAAGAGATTACAAAAAATCAAGAAAACTAATTAAATTCTATGGAATAGAATACAATAGTTATTAA
- a CDS encoding ABC transporter substrate-binding protein yields MNKRCVIDKILKCVVVASLVLLYWSSDLLEKDIKLIKMNVRDVQQDIQELLSIVKQNNATRSSNAPYPSSLSVTTCCNFVEVGDPRYPNLLSPDPYMEKTLGNLVGDDFTPKGILRTAHVGKPDNLSPFNGYDYIVKLYDLCVPGLANAHVGKYEEFSPGLALKIEEHSVEDGSGDREFHIYLRPNVFWVPIDPSRFPKHVQLADDFMQPHPVTAHDFKFYYDAVMNPYIAEMRAVALRSYFEDIVSLTVEGDLKFIVRWKAHDLVNEEGKEEKKVLYSAFFNTLCLQPLPCFVYQYFANGEKIVKDDSDPDIYRKDSVWAQNFSTHWSMNYLVSCGAFYFSGMDDEKLVFTRNPNHYNLKEALVEKRYVYIKDNSDSLFQDFKAGKLDLAYLPPNHVDNLASFMRTPAYKNQASKGEAIREMIYPDRSYAYIGWNCYSLFFENRQVRRAMNMLIDRDRIIEECLDGRAHIISGPFSPFSPSYNQKVEGWHYSPEEAARILEEEGWIDSDGDGIREKVIDGAVIPFRFRLCYYVKSITGRTIAEYVATVCKEIGIECSLLGLDTADLSQAFEEKNFDALLTGWCLGSPPEDPRALWHSEGAMEKGSANVVGFHNPEADKIIDQLSYEYDAGKRMDLYHRFHEVIHEESPYAFLFSRTYSLLYKDYVKNVFVPKQRTDLIPDAQDEMVNLHMVWLDRKEEECSSIS; encoded by the coding sequence ATGAATAAACGGTGTGTAATAGACAAAATTTTAAAGTGTGTAGTTGTTGCCTCTTTGGTTTTGTTATACTGGTCATCTGATTTGCTTGAAAAAGATATCAAGTTAATCAAAATGAATGTTCGAGATGTACAACAAGACATCCAGGAATTACTTAGTATCGTAAAGCAAAATAACGCTACACGGTCTTCTAACGCGCCATATCCCTCGTCATTATCCGTAACTACATGCTGTAACTTTGTAGAAGTTGGAGATCCTCGCTATCCAAACTTACTTTCTCCAGATCCTTATATGGAAAAAACCCTAGGGAATCTTGTAGGGGATGATTTTACTCCTAAGGGTATTTTGCGCACAGCTCATGTTGGTAAACCAGATAATTTGAGTCCTTTTAATGGTTACGATTATATTGTGAAGCTATATGATTTATGTGTCCCAGGATTGGCAAACGCACATGTGGGGAAATACGAAGAATTTTCCCCAGGATTAGCTCTGAAAATAGAGGAGCATAGCGTTGAGGATGGCTCTGGGGATCGTGAATTTCATATTTATTTACGCCCTAATGTATTTTGGGTGCCTATAGATCCATCACGTTTTCCTAAACATGTGCAACTAGCTGATGATTTTATGCAGCCTCATCCTGTGACGGCACATGATTTCAAATTTTACTATGATGCGGTAATGAATCCCTATATTGCAGAAATGCGTGCCGTAGCTTTGCGTTCGTATTTTGAAGATATTGTCTCCCTTACCGTAGAAGGTGATTTGAAATTTATAGTTCGTTGGAAAGCCCATGATCTTGTAAATGAAGAAGGAAAAGAAGAGAAAAAAGTTCTATATTCTGCTTTCTTTAATACTCTATGTTTGCAACCCTTACCTTGCTTCGTATACCAGTATTTTGCAAATGGAGAGAAGATCGTTAAAGATGATTCTGACCCTGATATCTATCGTAAGGATTCCGTTTGGGCGCAGAATTTCTCCACACATTGGTCAATGAATTATCTTGTTAGTTGTGGAGCTTTTTACTTCTCTGGAATGGATGACGAAAAGCTAGTTTTCACGAGAAATCCAAACCATTACAATCTTAAGGAAGCTCTAGTTGAGAAACGTTATGTCTATATTAAGGATAATTCGGACTCCTTATTTCAAGATTTCAAAGCGGGAAAACTAGATTTAGCTTATCTACCCCCGAATCATGTGGATAATCTAGCGAGTTTTATGAGAACTCCCGCTTATAAAAATCAAGCTTCTAAAGGCGAGGCTATTCGTGAAATGATCTATCCAGATCGTTCTTACGCCTATATTGGTTGGAATTGTTACTCGTTGTTTTTTGAGAATCGTCAAGTACGACGTGCTATGAATATGCTCATAGATCGCGATAGGATTATAGAAGAATGTCTAGATGGTCGTGCTCATATAATCAGCGGGCCCTTCTCACCTTTTTCTCCTTCCTATAACCAAAAAGTAGAAGGTTGGCACTATTCTCCAGAAGAGGCTGCTCGTATATTGGAAGAAGAAGGTTGGATAGATTCTGATGGTGATGGCATTCGAGAAAAAGTTATAGATGGAGCCGTAATTCCTTTCCGCTTCCGTTTGTGTTATTATGTTAAAAGTATCACAGGCCGTACTATTGCAGAATATGTGGCTACTGTCTGTAAAGAGATAGGCATTGAGTGTAGTTTATTAGGATTAGATACCGCCGACCTTTCTCAAGCATTTGAAGAAAAGAATTTCGACGCCTTGCTTACCGGCTGGTGTCTAGGATCTCCTCCAGAGGATCCTCGGGCTCTTTGGCATTCCGAGGGTGCAATGGAAAAAGGATCTGCCAATGTTGTTGGTTTCCATAATCCCGAAGCTGATAAAATTATAGATCAACTTAGTTATGAATATGATGCCGGTAAACGTATGGATTTATATCATCGTTTCCACGAAGTTATTCATGAAGAGTCCCCCTATGCTTTCCTATTCTCTCGTACCTATTCTTTACTCTATAAAGATTACGTGAAAAACGTCTTTGTCCCTAAACAGAGGACAGATTTGATACCCGATGCTCAAGACGAAATGGTTAATCTTCATATGGTTTGGTTAGACAGGAAGGAGGAAGAGTGCTCAAGTATATCTTAA
- the glgC gene encoding glucose-1-phosphate adenylyltransferase, whose amino-acid sequence MIENDFQGYPPSYQASHFYRDKVGVIVLCGGEGKRLSPLTYWRCKPTVSFGGRYKLIDVPISHAIASGFSKIFVIGQYLTYTLQQHLVKTYFYHGVLQDQIHLLAPEGRDGSQVWYQGTADAIRQNLLYLDDPGIEYFLVLSGDQLYNMDFRKVVDYALSMQSDMVIVAQPIQEKDASRMGVLQIDKDANLLDFYEKPQQEEVLNRFRLSSEDCRKHKLDPQYGNFLGNMGIYLFRRESLFQLLLEEQGDDFGKHLIQAQMKRGSVKAFLYDGYWTDIGTIESYYEANIALTQKPRPQVRGLNCYDDRGMIYSKNHHLPGTIVTDSMISNSLLCEGAVIDSSNVSYSVVGIRGVIGKNSIIDHSIVMGNDRYGSSNQHALGIGDNCEIYKTIIDENCRIGNGVKLTNIQGHRDYDSPDGKLVVRDGIIIIPRGTRIPDNYMF is encoded by the coding sequence ATGATAGAAAACGATTTTCAGGGCTATCCCCCAAGTTATCAGGCTTCTCATTTTTATCGAGATAAGGTTGGTGTTATTGTTTTATGTGGTGGTGAAGGAAAGAGATTATCTCCTTTAACCTATTGGCGTTGTAAGCCAACTGTATCGTTCGGGGGAAGGTATAAGCTCATTGATGTGCCCATTTCACATGCAATAGCCTCAGGATTTTCTAAGATTTTCGTAATAGGTCAATATCTTACCTATACACTACAACAGCATCTTGTGAAGACGTATTTTTATCATGGAGTATTGCAAGATCAGATACATCTTCTTGCCCCGGAAGGTAGGGATGGAAGTCAGGTATGGTATCAAGGAACTGCTGATGCTATTCGTCAGAACCTCTTATATTTAGACGATCCGGGGATAGAATATTTCTTGGTTTTGTCTGGTGATCAATTATACAATATGGATTTTCGTAAAGTTGTAGATTACGCTCTATCAATGCAATCTGATATGGTAATAGTCGCGCAGCCCATTCAGGAAAAAGATGCTTCAAGAATGGGAGTCTTGCAGATAGATAAAGACGCAAATCTTTTAGACTTTTACGAAAAACCTCAGCAAGAAGAAGTTTTAAATCGTTTTCGATTATCTTCTGAGGATTGTCGAAAACATAAACTAGATCCTCAATACGGAAATTTCTTAGGAAATATGGGGATTTATCTTTTTCGAAGAGAGAGCCTATTTCAATTGCTTTTAGAAGAGCAAGGAGATGATTTTGGAAAGCATCTTATCCAAGCTCAAATGAAACGCGGGTCAGTAAAGGCTTTCCTGTATGATGGCTATTGGACAGATATCGGAACAATCGAATCTTATTATGAAGCAAATATCGCTTTAACACAAAAGCCTAGACCTCAAGTTCGTGGTTTGAATTGCTATGATGATAGAGGGATGATCTATAGTAAGAATCACCATCTTCCAGGGACTATAGTTACGGATTCAATGATTTCTAACTCATTACTTTGTGAAGGAGCTGTTATTGATTCCAGTAATGTATCTTACAGCGTTGTGGGAATTCGTGGTGTGATAGGGAAAAACTCTATCATAGATCACTCCATCGTTATGGGAAATGACCGTTATGGAAGTTCGAATCAACATGCTCTAGGTATCGGAGATAATTGTGAGATTTATAAAACAATAATCGATGAGAACTGTAGAATTGGTAATGGAGTGAAACTCACGAATATTCAAGGGCATAGAGATTATGATTCTCCTGATGGGAAGTTAGTTGTTAGAGATGGAATTATTATTATTCCTCGAGGAACCAGAATTCCTGATAATTATATGTTTTGA
- a CDS encoding transporter substrate-binding domain-containing protein, which translates to MKIKNSSKLYFLALLCFLPLVFLGCSREKKELLVGRDTTWFPKQFGIYTANINAFLNDLVSEINYRENLNINIVNQDWIHLFENLDDQKTAGAFTSILPTAEMLDHYQFSDPILLTGPVLVVSERSPYKSIQDLRGKLIGVYKFDSSVLVGQDIPDAVLSPYQHVPIALEALSSGCYDALLAPVIEVTALIDTAYKGRLKIISPPLNQDGLRLVVLRGEKNSLLEGFNMGLVKSIRSGKYQVIKQQYRLP; encoded by the coding sequence GTGAAAATCAAGAATTCCTCAAAGCTATATTTTCTAGCTCTTTTGTGTTTCCTACCTTTAGTTTTTCTAGGATGTTCTAGGGAAAAGAAAGAATTATTGGTAGGAAGAGATACTACTTGGTTCCCAAAACAATTTGGAATTTATACAGCGAATATCAATGCTTTTCTTAATGACCTTGTATCTGAGATTAATTACCGGGAGAATCTTAATATCAACATTGTAAACCAAGATTGGATTCATCTCTTCGAAAATCTTGATGATCAAAAGACAGCAGGAGCTTTTACGTCAATATTACCAACAGCAGAGATGTTAGATCATTATCAATTTTCTGATCCTATATTGCTTACAGGTCCTGTGCTGGTTGTCTCTGAAAGGTCCCCTTATAAGTCTATTCAAGATCTTCGTGGTAAGCTCATAGGAGTATATAAATTCGACTCTTCAGTGTTGGTAGGTCAGGATATTCCTGATGCTGTTTTAAGTCCTTATCAACACGTCCCCATAGCTTTAGAAGCTTTGTCTTCTGGTTGCTATGATGCCTTATTAGCTCCTGTTATAGAAGTTACAGCTTTGATAGATACAGCTTATAAAGGACGTTTAAAAATCATTTCCCCACCTTTGAATCAAGATGGTTTACGGTTAGTGGTCCTTCGTGGTGAGAAGAATAGCTTATTGGAAGGTTTTAACATGGGGTTGGTTAAAAGTATACGTTCTGGTAAGTATCAAGTAATTAAACAGCAATATCGTCTTCCTTAA
- the hemH gene encoding ferrochelatase produces the protein MVSAYLLANFGGPRHPNDIEVFLTSLLTDRDVTGGFLPSFIHKRLFSFIAKKRTPKILPQYNCIGGFSPIYQDTESLAETLSLYLNAPVITFHRYLPDTHQHTIQQLKALGDCPIVGVPLFPHFTYAVTGSIVRFIHNQLPSLDISWVSHFGNHPQFISCMIDHILKFLQSHDIPINDCCLLFSAHGLPMRYVNKGDPYNIQCEKSFKAISERLENIETHLCYQSKFGPGKWLTPSTKDKCIRLNTDKKHVLIVPFGFTSDHIETLYEIEKEYISILIERKYQALRVPAIYQSPQWVESLATIIQSTPYVENKSLIKS, from the coding sequence ATGGTCTCTGCTTACCTATTAGCAAATTTTGGCGGTCCTCGTCATCCTAATGACATTGAAGTTTTCTTAACTTCATTACTTACAGACCGTGATGTTACCGGAGGATTTCTTCCTTCTTTCATCCATAAACGTTTATTTTCATTCATAGCTAAAAAACGTACCCCTAAGATTCTTCCCCAATACAATTGCATCGGCGGGTTCTCTCCTATATATCAAGATACAGAATCACTTGCAGAAACTCTATCTTTGTATTTAAATGCTCCTGTTATTACCTTCCACCGCTATTTACCTGATACACACCAGCATACAATTCAACAGTTAAAAGCTCTTGGTGATTGTCCGATTGTTGGTGTTCCCCTATTCCCACATTTTACTTACGCTGTTACAGGAAGTATTGTGAGATTTATTCACAACCAACTTCCATCACTAGATATCTCTTGGGTATCCCATTTTGGAAATCACCCACAGTTTATTTCATGTATGATTGACCATATCTTGAAATTTTTACAATCCCACGATATCCCTATAAATGACTGCTGTCTATTATTTTCTGCTCATGGACTTCCTATGAGATATGTGAATAAAGGTGATCCGTATAACATACAATGCGAGAAATCTTTCAAAGCTATTTCTGAAAGATTAGAAAACATAGAAACTCATCTTTGTTATCAGTCGAAGTTTGGTCCTGGGAAATGGTTGACACCATCAACAAAAGATAAATGCATAAGATTAAATACAGATAAGAAACATGTGTTGATTGTACCTTTTGGATTTACTTCAGATCATATAGAAACTCTTTATGAAATAGAAAAAGAGTATATATCCATACTTATAGAGAGAAAATACCAAGCTTTGCGCGTGCCCGCTATTTATCAATCTCCCCAATGGGTAGAATCATTAGCAACAATTATTCAAAGTACGCCGTATGTAGAGAACAAAAGTTTAATAAAGTCGTAA